One segment of Porticoccus hydrocarbonoclasticus MCTG13d DNA contains the following:
- a CDS encoding YHS domain-containing (seleno)protein gives MLKKIITTSAATLALSLSAASFAADIDINANGNDLAIQGYDPVAYFTQEKPTIGSNDFTATYKNAIYLFSSEQNRDLFRASPAKYAPQFGGFCAYGVTKGRKFDTDPTAWRVVDGKLYLNLNKDVQKVWLENVPGYITNANQTWPTIKSFTDSALETF, from the coding sequence ATGTTAAAGAAAATTATCACGACCTCTGCAGCCACTCTAGCATTAAGTCTTTCAGCAGCGAGCTTCGCAGCTGATATTGACATAAATGCAAACGGTAATGACCTTGCCATTCAGGGCTATGATCCGGTTGCTTATTTCACTCAGGAAAAGCCGACCATAGGCTCTAATGACTTCACTGCAACGTACAAAAACGCGATTTACCTCTTCAGCAGCGAACAGAACCGAGATTTATTCCGTGCCAGTCCTGCCAAGTATGCCCCTCAGTTTGGTGGTTTTTGTGCCTACGGTGTGACCAAAGGTAGAAAGTTTGACACCGACCCAACTGCCTGGCGTGTTGTCGATGGCAAGCTTTATCTGAACCTGAATAAAGATGTTCAGAAAGTCTGGCTGGAAAACGTGCCGGGCTATATCACCAATGCAAATCAAACCTGGCCAACCATTAAATCGTTCACCGATTCGGCCTTGGAAACATTCTAA
- a CDS encoding thioredoxin family protein: protein MKQITTLDDFETEKQQHEYLLLKISASWCDPCRRFAPVNESVSAERNDISVAEIDVDALPNVREGFNVRSVPTLIMLKDGSPIDTLVGSQPTANVNAWIDHAIQA, encoded by the coding sequence ATGAAACAGATAACAACCCTAGATGATTTTGAGACTGAGAAACAGCAGCACGAATATTTGTTGTTGAAAATATCAGCCTCGTGGTGTGATCCATGCCGGCGTTTTGCCCCGGTGAATGAGTCCGTCTCAGCTGAGCGTAATGACATATCTGTTGCAGAGATCGATGTTGATGCACTTCCTAATGTCCGTGAAGGGTTCAACGTGCGATCAGTGCCCACGCTGATCATGCTCAAAGATGGCTCACCAATTGACACGCTGGTTGGTTCACAACCCACTGCCAACGTTAACGCGTGGATTGACCACGCTATTCAAGCCTAA
- a CDS encoding BufA1 family periplasmic bufferin-type metallophore gives MKNNAIIAAAIAATLSLSVTVPMTTHAAGKEKCYGVAEAGQNDCANLAGTHSCAAQSKVDNDPGEWKLVPAGTCIDLGGYSKEQAKALLSNSPSAF, from the coding sequence ATGAAAAATAATGCCATTATCGCTGCTGCTATCGCAGCCACATTGTCACTGAGTGTGACAGTTCCCATGACTACCCACGCCGCTGGTAAGGAAAAATGCTATGGCGTGGCTGAAGCCGGTCAAAACGATTGTGCCAACCTGGCAGGTACGCATTCCTGTGCGGCGCAATCCAAAGTCGACAACGATCCGGGTGAATGGAAACTGGTGCCAGCCGGTACCTGCATTGACCTGGGTGGTTACTCAAAAGAGCAAGCCAAAGCGCTGTTGAGCAATTCGCCATCTGCATTTTGA
- a CDS encoding DUF692 domain-containing protein, with protein MFINEAMGAEMIQVGVGLRSAHYEAAMTPAPIDFVEVHAENFFAEGGVTHDLLMSLSEHYKISLHGTSLGLGSLQPPPPSHLKKMKRLIDRCSPFLTSDHACFSWSVDGKSTVHAGDLLPIRFDKETLQAMTNNIQRVQDLFGRQILIENISSYLAFDGSVIPETEFFNRLCDATGCGLLLDIHNLYVNAHNIGTEQPLNVVLETLTALDTHIVKEIHLAGIHDMTQETWIDDHSGPVSSATWIAYAEAIRRFGAVPTLVEWDTRLPAWPTLIGEASTAASFATKVLDNA; from the coding sequence ATGTTCATTAACGAAGCTATGGGGGCGGAGATGATTCAAGTTGGCGTAGGTTTACGATCAGCACACTACGAGGCAGCGATGACTCCTGCCCCCATAGACTTCGTTGAAGTGCATGCAGAAAACTTTTTCGCTGAGGGTGGCGTGACGCATGACTTGTTAATGTCACTATCTGAACATTACAAGATCAGTTTGCACGGTACTTCACTGGGGCTCGGTTCTTTGCAACCCCCTCCCCCTTCACATTTAAAAAAAATGAAGCGTCTGATAGACAGGTGCTCCCCTTTTCTCACTTCAGATCATGCTTGTTTCAGTTGGTCTGTCGATGGCAAATCGACAGTTCATGCTGGTGATTTGCTGCCAATCCGTTTTGATAAAGAAACATTGCAGGCAATGACCAATAACATTCAGCGAGTGCAGGATTTATTTGGCCGTCAAATTTTGATCGAAAACATTTCATCATATCTTGCCTTTGATGGTTCAGTCATACCGGAAACTGAATTTTTCAACAGGCTCTGTGACGCCACCGGCTGTGGTCTGTTGCTAGATATTCATAACCTTTATGTCAATGCCCACAACATTGGCACGGAGCAACCATTAAATGTTGTTCTGGAAACGCTAACCGCGCTGGACACACATATTGTCAAGGAAATTCACCTTGCTGGCATCCATGATATGACTCAAGAAACCTGGATCGATGACCACAGCGGTCCGGTCAGCTCGGCTACCTGGATTGCTTATGCGGAAGCCATCAGGCGGTTTGGCGCTGTACCAACATTAGTCGAATGGGACACGCGCTTGCCTGCCTGGCCAACACTCATCGGCGAGGCCAGCACCGCAGCTTCCTTTGCCACAAAGGTGCTCGACAATGCGTAA
- a CDS encoding HvfC/BufC N-terminal domain-containing protein has translation MRNYQVSLFEAIWDGKDDSFSQAGLAIYRQNLLMNAERALSISYPTVVELVGEEFFSMLAKTFVCKEKLFAGDWGMWGETFPYWLGQLENLSSFPFIADSAKLDWLCHVAEREQTPISSVEQPQLGIDLSLLRIRYCAGTYLLNSRYPIVDIWTAHQTKNPNKRQQFLAQAKDKISQGSGQSALIWRPSWKALVRETSHSESEWLALTIGGLSISAALEQMKQPFIFDDWLYQSTSEGLVTGYYLETTQ, from the coding sequence ATGCGTAATTATCAGGTAAGTCTTTTCGAAGCGATATGGGACGGGAAAGACGACTCATTCAGTCAAGCTGGTCTTGCTATATACAGACAAAACCTTTTGATGAATGCAGAGCGTGCTCTATCAATAAGCTACCCAACGGTGGTGGAACTTGTTGGTGAGGAATTCTTTTCCATGCTGGCAAAAACTTTTGTGTGCAAGGAAAAACTGTTTGCGGGTGATTGGGGCATGTGGGGGGAGACGTTTCCATACTGGTTGGGACAACTTGAGAATCTCTCCAGTTTTCCATTCATTGCAGACAGCGCCAAGCTGGACTGGTTATGTCACGTGGCAGAGAGAGAACAAACCCCCATTTCCTCAGTTGAACAACCTCAACTGGGTATTGATTTAAGCCTGTTACGTATTCGCTATTGTGCCGGTACCTATCTTTTGAATTCAAGATACCCAATCGTTGACATCTGGACGGCACATCAAACGAAAAATCCCAATAAGCGACAACAGTTCCTGGCGCAGGCTAAAGACAAGATTTCACAGGGTTCAGGACAAAGCGCATTGATATGGCGGCCTTCATGGAAGGCGCTTGTTCGGGAGACAAGCCACAGTGAATCGGAATGGTTAGCACTGACCATTGGTGGGCTATCAATATCTGCTGCGCTGGAGCAGATGAAACAGCCATTTATATTTGATGACTGGCTTTATCAATCAACCAGTGAAGGTCTTGTCACTGGTTATTACTTGGAGACAACACAATGA
- a CDS encoding DoxX family protein: MTYFNYRIPYSDYVMLARSILESLTLLGVRVYLFTTFFFAGFNKLKNWESTLFLFEYEYAVPVLRHDFAAYLGTASEIILPSLLLLGFSTPLAALGLFVFNIVAVLSLAEMAPAAFLLHVIWGGMIFSLIVWGAGRVSLDSVLLSAKGST, from the coding sequence ATGACTTATTTCAATTATCGTATCCCCTATTCTGACTATGTCATGCTGGCTCGTTCAATATTGGAGTCGCTCACGCTACTGGGTGTCAGGGTTTACCTTTTTACCACGTTCTTTTTCGCGGGGTTTAACAAGCTGAAAAACTGGGAATCTACCCTGTTCCTGTTTGAGTATGAGTATGCCGTTCCTGTGTTAAGACATGATTTTGCCGCTTACCTTGGAACGGCCAGCGAAATTATTCTGCCATCGCTGTTATTGTTAGGTTTTTCGACGCCACTTGCCGCTCTGGGCTTGTTTGTTTTCAATATCGTGGCGGTGCTGAGCCTGGCTGAAATGGCCCCGGCTGCCTTCTTGTTGCATGTCATTTGGGGAGGAATGATTTTCAGTCTGATTGTCTGGGGAGCTGGCAGGGTATCACTTGATAGCGTGCTTCTCAGCGCCAAAGGCTCAACCTAA
- a CDS encoding LysR family transcriptional regulator, whose protein sequence is MDRLHLMTVFVSVVENEGFASAARKLRLSPPAVSRAISELETRLGVKLLHRTTRHLQITEAGQRYYKDAKHIVTLSEEADDAVRGKNAVPRGLVRITASVLFGRLYVMDGIVSYLKQYPEMQLDALFVDRVVNMLEEGIDVAVRIGELQDSTYKAIRVGAVRRVFCASTQYLKEHGYPKKPEDLSEHRMILARGLSPTNELRFSKQGKNTSVRVNPFLTVSDNFSAEKAVLSDMGITRLLSYQVAESLAGGALKVILSDYESRPVPVHVVHREGRYSSARTRTLIDWMVEHLRAQPSLN, encoded by the coding sequence ATGGACCGATTACATTTAATGACGGTTTTTGTTTCAGTGGTCGAAAATGAGGGCTTTGCCAGTGCCGCTCGAAAGTTAAGGCTGAGCCCCCCTGCAGTGAGTCGTGCTATTTCAGAACTGGAAACACGATTGGGGGTGAAGCTTTTGCATCGCACCACCAGACATCTGCAGATCACCGAGGCGGGCCAGCGTTATTACAAAGATGCCAAGCATATCGTAACCCTCTCAGAAGAGGCCGATGACGCTGTGAGAGGGAAAAATGCGGTTCCCAGAGGGCTTGTGAGAATAACCGCGTCCGTTCTGTTCGGTCGTTTATATGTGATGGACGGCATTGTTAGCTACCTGAAGCAATACCCTGAAATGCAACTTGATGCGCTTTTTGTCGATCGGGTGGTCAATATGCTGGAAGAGGGGATTGATGTTGCTGTCAGAATTGGTGAGTTGCAGGACTCGACTTATAAGGCCATCAGAGTAGGGGCCGTAAGGCGAGTGTTCTGTGCCTCAACGCAATACCTTAAAGAGCATGGATATCCTAAAAAACCTGAAGATCTCAGTGAACACAGAATGATACTGGCGAGAGGTTTGAGCCCGACGAATGAACTTAGATTTTCTAAACAGGGAAAAAATACCAGTGTTAGAGTGAATCCATTTCTGACAGTCAGTGATAACTTTTCAGCGGAAAAAGCGGTTTTATCGGATATGGGAATAACACGACTACTCTCTTATCAGGTAGCAGAGAGCCTGGCCGGTGGTGCTTTGAAAGTTATTTTGAGTGACTATGAGTCTCGTCCTGTGCCTGTTCATGTTGTTCACAGAGAAGGACGATATTCTTCGGCAAGAACAAGAACATTAATCGACTGGATGGTAGAACATCTCAGGGCTCAGCCCTCCCTGAATTGA
- a CDS encoding carboxymuconolactone decarboxylase family protein, with product MSRITTVTDDLANHEQAELFTAIKSNLGIVPNFLRVFANSPDALKAFLGFHHIAGNGSLDAETRERIALTLAQKNECEYCLSAHTAIGRKTGLNTAEINSNRQGDSQDAKAAVAVKFSRSLVEHLGDVTTAEVQELRDAGFTDADIVEIITHTGINLLTNILSKASRVDIDFPKVNLNQAA from the coding sequence ATGAGCAGAATCACAACAGTAACAGACGATCTGGCTAACCACGAACAGGCCGAACTGTTCACCGCCATCAAATCCAACTTGGGCATTGTGCCTAATTTCCTTCGCGTCTTTGCGAATTCACCTGATGCGCTGAAAGCCTTTCTCGGTTTTCACCATATTGCGGGTAATGGCTCACTGGATGCAGAAACTCGTGAGCGTATTGCACTGACATTAGCTCAGAAAAATGAATGCGAATACTGCCTCTCAGCACACACCGCGATTGGTCGCAAGACCGGTTTGAATACCGCTGAAATCAACAGTAACCGTCAAGGAGACAGCCAGGATGCCAAAGCAGCGGTCGCTGTTAAGTTTTCACGCTCACTGGTTGAGCATCTCGGTGATGTCACCACAGCAGAAGTTCAGGAATTACGTGATGCTGGTTTCACTGATGCCGATATTGTAGAAATCATTACTCACACTGGCATCAACTTACTGACCAATATTTTGAGTAAAGCCAGTCGCGTTGATATTGACTTCCCTAAAGTTAATCTGAACCAGGCAGCATAA
- a CDS encoding pyridoxamine 5'-phosphate oxidase family protein has protein sequence MARAFAQIGFTPNVRKVQSEMGSRQIYQAFEQGADDFTAIDLTTKNFIAERDSFYMATTNQDGWPYIQHRGGPRGFLKVIGEKTIGFADFSGNRQYLSVGNLHGNNRVCLFLMSYGERRRLKIWGRAQVVEEMDKPSVVAKLEMSDFRASVERGIVINVEAFDWNCPKYITPRYTRDEIEKIFSQEHTKNSRQLKMLPYSGKGSLPMIISAVRQLTKEVRIYELQHAKGADLPGYEAGAHISVPVQLSDGSNSTHAYSLTTIKNRHHFYQIAVKNENTGDGGSHLIHKQWQVGTEINIEAPENFFRLHNDERHTVLVAGGIGITPIKSMAEELEQRGSSFEIHYSAKSRQAMPFYDELSELFPDKVHFYFSQKPHINKLVFSTLFCQAGPDAEYYICGPQLFMRAALQAGAEMGIDRTTIHTENFN, from the coding sequence ATGGCCAGAGCATTTGCACAAATAGGCTTCACACCGAATGTTAGAAAAGTGCAATCGGAAATGGGTAGCCGACAGATCTATCAAGCCTTTGAGCAGGGTGCCGACGATTTCACTGCCATTGACTTGACGACGAAAAATTTTATTGCCGAACGTGACAGCTTTTATATGGCGACGACTAATCAGGATGGTTGGCCGTACATACAACATCGAGGTGGCCCCAGGGGATTTCTGAAAGTGATTGGAGAGAAAACCATTGGTTTTGCTGACTTCAGCGGCAACCGTCAATATCTTTCAGTAGGAAACCTTCATGGAAACAACAGAGTATGTCTTTTTCTGATGAGCTATGGTGAACGGCGCAGGCTCAAGATTTGGGGACGTGCTCAAGTGGTTGAAGAAATGGACAAACCTTCAGTGGTAGCCAAACTTGAAATGTCAGATTTCCGTGCGTCTGTAGAGCGTGGCATTGTTATTAATGTTGAGGCTTTTGATTGGAACTGCCCTAAATACATCACTCCACGTTACACAAGAGATGAAATTGAGAAGATTTTTAGTCAAGAGCACACAAAAAACAGCAGGCAATTAAAAATGCTGCCCTACTCAGGCAAAGGCAGTTTGCCAATGATTATTTCAGCAGTCCGACAGCTCACAAAAGAAGTGAGAATTTATGAACTGCAACATGCAAAAGGGGCAGACCTCCCTGGGTATGAAGCAGGTGCTCATATCAGTGTGCCTGTCCAGCTTAGTGATGGCTCAAACTCAACGCATGCCTATTCACTGACAACGATAAAAAATCGACATCACTTTTATCAGATCGCGGTGAAAAATGAAAACACTGGAGACGGCGGCTCTCATTTAATACACAAGCAGTGGCAAGTTGGTACTGAAATCAACATTGAGGCGCCTGAAAATTTCTTCCGTCTTCACAACGATGAACGGCATACCGTGCTTGTCGCTGGTGGAATAGGCATTACCCCCATCAAGTCAATGGCTGAAGAGCTAGAACAACGTGGCTCTTCATTTGAAATACATTACTCAGCCAAGTCTCGTCAGGCCATGCCGTTCTATGATGAGCTATCAGAATTGTTTCCAGACAAAGTGCATTTCTATTTCAGTCAGAAGCCTCACATCAATAAGCTCGTGTTTTCTACCTTGTTTTGTCAGGCAGGTCCTGACGCAGAGTATTACATCTGTGGGCCTCAACTTTTTATGAGAGCCGCACTACAAGCTGGAGCCGAAATGGGGATAGACAGAACCACAATCCATACGGAAAATTTCAATTGA
- a CDS encoding glutathione S-transferase family protein yields MVLYNIALSGNCHKVRLMLSFLGIDYKLHDLDLGASEQTSDDYLALNPFGQAPVLNDNGTLVRDSQAILIYLAKKYGAENWWPENHDELAQIVAWLSTAANEVQNGPARLRVHYKFGRQIDFKHATDTSNKVLKIIDSHLSGRHWLVGDTPTIADIALYPYLALMHEGHIDMTPYRHIQTWRTRFEGLSDYLAMPGIFE; encoded by the coding sequence ATGGTTCTTTATAACATCGCATTGTCTGGCAACTGCCATAAAGTACGACTGATGTTAAGTTTTTTAGGCATCGATTATAAATTGCACGATCTGGATTTAGGCGCTTCTGAACAAACCAGTGATGACTATCTGGCATTGAATCCGTTTGGGCAGGCACCGGTACTGAATGACAACGGCACGCTTGTTCGAGACAGTCAGGCGATTTTGATTTACCTGGCAAAAAAGTATGGTGCAGAAAATTGGTGGCCAGAGAATCATGATGAGTTGGCTCAAATCGTGGCCTGGTTATCCACGGCAGCCAATGAGGTTCAGAATGGACCGGCCCGGCTTCGTGTCCATTATAAGTTTGGTCGTCAGATTGATTTCAAGCACGCGACTGATACCAGTAACAAAGTGCTGAAAATTATTGATAGTCACCTCTCAGGGAGACATTGGCTGGTCGGAGATACTCCCACCATCGCTGACATAGCACTATACCCCTATCTTGCTTTAATGCACGAAGGTCATATTGATATGACCCCTTATCGACATATTCAGACCTGGAGAACAAGGTTTGAAGGTCTATCTGATTATCTGGCAATGCCAGGCATTTTTGAATAA
- a CDS encoding nuclear transport factor 2 family protein — translation MTTDTKPPLPPFTEESAIKKVRLAEDAWNSRDPERVSQVYTEDTIWRNRADFPRGRKEVKGFLQSKWVKELDYRLIKELWAFENNRIAVRFAYEWHDDSGNWFRSYGNENWEFNSDGLMQRRFACINDLPIKESERLFHWPLGRRPDNHPSLSDLNL, via the coding sequence ATGACAACCGACACTAAACCCCCACTTCCTCCCTTTACTGAAGAATCCGCAATCAAAAAGGTAAGACTCGCAGAAGATGCCTGGAATAGTCGAGACCCTGAGCGTGTATCTCAAGTGTATACAGAAGACACCATCTGGCGTAACAGAGCAGATTTTCCTCGTGGTCGTAAAGAAGTGAAAGGCTTTTTGCAAAGTAAATGGGTAAAAGAGCTGGACTATCGACTGATTAAAGAGCTTTGGGCTTTTGAGAATAACCGTATTGCAGTTCGATTTGCCTACGAATGGCATGATGACAGCGGTAACTGGTTCCGTTCGTATGGCAACGAAAACTGGGAATTTAATTCGGATGGTCTGATGCAGCGACGTTTCGCCTGTATTAATGACTTACCTATTAAAGAGTCTGAGCGTTTATTTCATTGGCCTCTTGGAAGAAGGCCCGATAATCACCCTAGCCTGAGTGATTTAAATCTTTAA
- a CDS encoding protein tyrosine phosphatase family protein, whose protein sequence is MKVKNYLKISPMLSSSGQPAREDFSLIAKQGFQVVINLSMPDSKSALSDEGYLVTSTGMTYIHIPVPFDAPELSHLHAFYDAMEAFSAKKVWVHCALNYRASAFLYLYNRLVKKKTKEDARRYIFPDWEPNDTWSAFIKRCEVGISTGSQ, encoded by the coding sequence ATGAAAGTCAAAAACTATTTAAAAATATCACCCATGTTATCAAGCTCCGGCCAGCCAGCTCGAGAGGACTTCAGTCTCATAGCAAAACAAGGGTTCCAGGTAGTCATAAACCTGTCGATGCCTGATTCAAAGAGTGCCCTGTCAGATGAGGGCTATCTGGTCACCTCAACGGGTATGACTTACATTCATATCCCTGTACCATTTGATGCGCCGGAGTTATCACACTTGCACGCCTTCTACGATGCAATGGAAGCTTTTTCAGCAAAGAAAGTCTGGGTTCATTGTGCATTGAATTACAGGGCGTCTGCTTTTCTTTACCTCTACAACCGCCTCGTTAAAAAGAAAACCAAAGAGGATGCCAGGAGATACATATTCCCTGACTGGGAGCCAAACGACACCTGGTCGGCTTTTATAAAAAGATGTGAAGTCGGAATTTCCACAGGTTCTCAATAA
- the gorA gene encoding glutathione-disulfide reductase: MADHDVDLFVIGAGSGGVRTARMCAQQGLRVVVAESQYLGGTCVNVGCVPKKLFVYASSFREEFRTAKGFGWHVGESSFDWPTLRDNKNREIQRLNDIYGNLLDKAGVELVEGWAKILGPDSVEVNDQVYRCKKILIATGGTPFVPDLPGKEYAITSNEAFYLDSLPERIVIVGGGYIAIEFAGIFNGLGVDTHLLYRGDLFLRGFDQDVREVLKEEVEKQGVTLHFSTEIENIEKMDNGLFRAVLNSGDSIEAGLVMYATGRHPNIDGLGLENTSIETRSNGAIIVDDYFQTAEPSIYAIGDVIGRVELTPVAINEGMALTKTLVTGVPTTIDYTNIPTAVFSQPNTASVGLTEEQARGQYGDNIRIYRSRFRAMKETLGGGDGKVFMKLIVVNDNDRVVGCHMVGEGAGEIIQGIAIAVKMGATKADFDATIGIHPTAAEEFVTMRDAR; the protein is encoded by the coding sequence ATGGCTGACCATGATGTTGACCTGTTTGTGATTGGTGCTGGTTCTGGCGGAGTAAGAACAGCACGCATGTGCGCCCAGCAGGGGCTGCGAGTCGTGGTAGCCGAATCCCAGTATCTTGGTGGGACCTGCGTCAATGTCGGCTGTGTTCCCAAAAAACTTTTTGTATATGCATCGTCGTTCCGCGAGGAGTTTCGTACTGCCAAGGGCTTCGGTTGGCATGTGGGTGAGTCAAGTTTCGATTGGCCCACCCTTCGGGATAATAAAAATCGTGAAATCCAGCGGCTCAATGATATCTACGGCAATTTACTTGATAAGGCCGGTGTGGAGCTGGTTGAAGGTTGGGCCAAAATCCTCGGACCAGACAGTGTTGAAGTAAATGACCAGGTATACCGGTGCAAAAAAATATTGATTGCCACGGGGGGTACACCCTTTGTGCCGGACTTACCCGGTAAAGAATACGCCATTACATCTAATGAAGCTTTTTATCTGGATAGCCTCCCTGAGCGCATAGTGATCGTGGGTGGCGGCTATATCGCCATTGAATTTGCCGGGATATTCAATGGGCTCGGCGTTGACACTCACTTATTGTATCGCGGTGACCTGTTTCTTCGTGGTTTTGATCAGGATGTGCGTGAAGTGCTAAAGGAGGAAGTTGAAAAACAAGGTGTTACACTTCATTTCTCAACTGAAATCGAGAATATAGAAAAAATGGATAACGGTCTTTTCAGGGCAGTCCTCAATAGTGGTGACAGTATTGAAGCAGGCCTTGTGATGTATGCGACAGGTCGCCACCCAAACATTGACGGACTTGGCCTTGAGAATACAAGCATTGAAACCCGCTCCAATGGTGCGATCATTGTAGATGACTATTTCCAAACGGCAGAACCATCAATTTATGCCATTGGTGATGTCATTGGTCGAGTTGAATTAACGCCCGTCGCCATTAACGAGGGTATGGCACTGACTAAAACTCTTGTCACCGGTGTCCCCACGACGATTGATTATACAAATATTCCCACAGCCGTATTCAGTCAACCCAATACGGCATCTGTCGGATTGACGGAAGAGCAGGCCAGAGGGCAATACGGCGATAACATACGTATTTATCGCAGTAGATTCAGAGCGATGAAAGAGACACTGGGCGGCGGAGACGGGAAAGTCTTTATGAAACTGATAGTTGTCAATGACAACGACAGGGTGGTTGGTTGCCACATGGTGGGTGAGGGTGCCGGTGAAATCATCCAGGGAATCGCGATTGCTGTAAAAATGGGTGCTACCAAAGCGGATTTTGATGCCACTATAGGTATTCATCCCACTGCAGCTGAAGAATTTGTGACCATGCGTGATGCAAGGTAG
- the cysG gene encoding siroheme synthase CysG, whose amino-acid sequence MDLLPLFHNLRDRRCVMVGGGEIALRKLRQLIAVGAAIEVIAPEINSSIQKLAREFCLTLVNREFEDADLNGAVLVVAATNDTAVNRRISALAQTKNIPVNVVDSPELCSVIFPSIVDRSPVQIAISSAGTAPVLARMLRTRLESSIPSGYGKLAALAGKYRDLVKRKIADGLSRKAFWEDVFEGDIAELVYAEKLDEAESRIQQKLANPASKKLGEVYLVGGGPGDPDLLTFRALRLMQKADIVLYDRLVSKEVLALVRRDAELVYVGKTAGDHPVTQDNINEKLAEYALQGKRVLRLKGGDPFIFGRGGEEISHLAEYGIPFQVVPGITAASGCASYAGIPLTHRDYAQSVRFITGHLKDNSLDLNWQDLVSPNQTLVFYMGLSGLESICRELIRRGKAAGTPAALIEKGTTANQRVFIGDLKTLPDKVREANAKAPTLIIVGDVVKLHEKLSWFKQ is encoded by the coding sequence ATGGACCTGTTACCGTTATTTCATAATCTCCGCGATAGGCGCTGTGTCATGGTTGGTGGCGGCGAAATAGCCCTGCGAAAGCTTCGTCAGCTAATTGCTGTTGGCGCTGCTATTGAGGTAATTGCACCAGAGATTAATTCATCCATTCAAAAACTGGCCCGTGAATTTTGCCTGACACTTGTAAACCGTGAGTTTGAGGATGCTGACCTCAATGGAGCGGTCTTGGTGGTTGCGGCCACGAATGACACAGCGGTTAACAGGCGTATCTCAGCGCTCGCCCAGACCAAGAACATTCCTGTCAACGTGGTAGACAGCCCTGAACTGTGTAGCGTCATTTTTCCCTCTATTGTTGACCGGTCACCAGTACAAATTGCCATCAGCAGTGCGGGTACCGCGCCGGTGTTAGCGAGAATGCTTCGTACCCGGCTGGAATCATCAATCCCGTCTGGTTATGGCAAGCTTGCTGCATTGGCGGGAAAATATCGTGATCTGGTTAAGCGTAAAATAGCTGATGGTCTTTCTCGTAAAGCTTTCTGGGAAGATGTTTTTGAAGGTGACATTGCTGAATTGGTTTACGCAGAAAAACTGGATGAAGCCGAGAGTCGCATTCAGCAGAAATTAGCTAATCCCGCTTCGAAAAAACTCGGAGAGGTGTATCTGGTTGGAGGCGGGCCGGGCGATCCGGATCTTCTGACATTTCGTGCACTGCGCTTGATGCAGAAGGCAGATATCGTCCTTTATGACCGGTTGGTTTCAAAGGAAGTGTTGGCGCTGGTGCGCCGTGATGCAGAGTTGGTCTATGTGGGAAAAACTGCTGGAGACCATCCGGTTACGCAGGATAATATCAATGAAAAGCTTGCTGAATATGCCCTGCAGGGCAAACGTGTTTTGCGCCTGAAGGGAGGCGACCCTTTTATTTTTGGCCGTGGTGGCGAAGAAATTTCACACCTGGCGGAATATGGAATTCCTTTTCAGGTTGTACCGGGTATAACAGCCGCCTCAGGTTGTGCCAGCTATGCGGGCATACCCCTGACCCACCGGGATTATGCACAGTCGGTGCGCTTCATAACAGGCCACCTGAAAGACAATTCACTGGATTTGAACTGGCAGGATCTTGTTTCACCCAACCAGACCCTGGTGTTTTATATGGGGCTCAGTGGACTGGAAAGTATTTGCCGAGAGCTGATTCGACGCGGAAAGGCAGCCGGGACACCGGCAGCTCTGATAGAGAAGGGCACAACTGCCAATCAACGGGTCTTTATTGGCGACTTAAAAACTTTGCCAGATAAAGTTCGTGAAGCCAATGCCAAAGCCCCCACCTTGATCATTGTGGGTGATGTGGTCAAACTTCACGAGAAACTGTCCTGGTTTAAACAATAA